A single Filimonas effusa DNA region contains:
- a CDS encoding citrate (Si)-synthase, eukaryotic gives MEIIKDRFRAKAAAASAEIKEMLKEHGSKPIGEVTLAQVYQGMRGITGLVTETSLLDAQEGIRFRGYSIPELQQKLPKAQNGGNEPLPEGLFYLMLIGELPTDADVDHLTSVLMRRSHVPKHVFDTINALPLNTHPMTMFVTAIMALQTESHFARAYAKGINKKDYWEHLFEDAMDLIARLPRIAAYVYRRKYKNAEHIQPDGLLDWAGNLAHMMGYEDPSFYELMRLYMTIHADHEGGNVSAHATHLVGSALSDPYLAFAAGMNGLAGPLHGLANQEVIKWIFEMREALGTELPSKEQIATYVQDTLASGKVVPGYGHAVLRKTDPRFSAQMEFGKKHMPDDPLVQTVWNIYETVPGILQSLGKVKNPWPNVDAHSGALLVHYGLVEYEFYTVLFGVSRALGVLASLCWDRALGLAIERPKSVTTELVKDWLGGKAEIWGDTQ, from the coding sequence ATGGAAATTATCAAGGACCGGTTCAGAGCGAAAGCAGCAGCAGCCAGTGCAGAGATCAAGGAAATGTTGAAAGAGCATGGTTCAAAACCAATCGGAGAAGTAACCCTTGCCCAGGTTTATCAGGGTATGAGAGGTATTACAGGTCTGGTTACAGAAACCAGCTTGCTTGATGCACAGGAAGGTATTCGCTTCCGCGGATATTCAATCCCCGAATTACAACAAAAATTGCCCAAAGCGCAGAACGGTGGTAACGAGCCGCTGCCGGAAGGGCTGTTCTACCTTATGCTCATAGGCGAGTTGCCTACCGATGCCGATGTAGATCATCTCACTTCAGTATTAATGCGTAGAAGCCATGTGCCGAAACACGTTTTCGATACCATCAATGCGCTGCCGCTTAATACGCACCCGATGACCATGTTTGTAACAGCAATTATGGCGCTTCAGACCGAAAGCCATTTTGCCCGTGCTTACGCCAAAGGCATCAATAAAAAAGACTATTGGGAACACCTGTTCGAAGACGCTATGGACCTCATAGCACGTCTGCCACGTATCGCAGCTTATGTTTATCGCAGGAAATATAAAAATGCAGAACATATTCAGCCCGATGGTTTGTTAGACTGGGCCGGTAACCTTGCACATATGATGGGTTATGAAGATCCGAGCTTCTATGAGCTCATGCGTCTTTATATGACCATTCATGCCGATCATGAAGGTGGTAACGTTTCTGCACATGCCACTCACCTCGTTGGCTCTGCACTCAGCGATCCTTACCTGGCTTTTGCTGCCGGTATGAATGGCCTTGCAGGTCCGCTTCACGGCCTTGCCAACCAGGAGGTGATCAAATGGATCTTCGAAATGCGCGAAGCGCTGGGTACCGAACTGCCTTCAAAAGAGCAGATCGCTACCTATGTACAGGATACACTGGCTTCCGGCAAAGTAGTTCCGGGTTACGGCCACGCTGTACTTCGTAAAACCGATCCGCGCTTCTCCGCTCAAATGGAATTTGGCAAAAAACATATGCCAGACGATCCTTTGGTGCAAACTGTCTGGAATATCTATGAAACGGTTCCGGGAATCCTGCAGTCGCTCGGCAAGGTTAAAAACCCATGGCCTAATGTGGATGCGCATAGCGGTGCATTGCTCGTTCACTACGGACTTGTAGAATACGAATTTTATACAGTGCTCTTTGGTGTAAGCCGTGCACTTGGCGTACTCGCCAGTCTTTGTTGGGACCGGGCGCTTGGCCTTGCAATAGAACGTCCTAAATCTGTGACCACCGAACTGGTAAAAGACTGGTTAGGCGGTAAAGCAGAGATCTGGGGCGATACCCAATAA
- a CDS encoding LptF/LptG family permease, with amino-acid sequence MKKLDWYIIKKFLTTFFFSIFLFAVISVVVDVGEKTDDFVKSGWSFGRIVMDYYIAFIPHIIALLFPLFVFIAVIFFTSKMAGKSEIVAILAAGVSFRRVLRPYFVAGTMLAALLWYANRLVIPRAEVKRTYFEDVYVNGNSSYNPLTDKKKVLYFRIDSFTYAGVHTYDTVRKSGGPFFMHRLKGNQVVYNLRAETIRWDTAVRKWTLDNAVERELNGLKEKVWISGVKVMNFNFKPADLRSDDFAKDKMTTPELNHQIQLDKLRGTEGLNSLIIESYRRDATPVSVIILTLIGAIVATRKVRGGSGMHLALGFILAAVFILMDRFSTIFSTKGNFPPLIAAWLPNVVFSCVAYYLFKKAQK; translated from the coding sequence ATGAAGAAATTAGACTGGTATATCATTAAAAAATTCCTCACTACTTTTTTCTTTTCTATTTTTCTGTTCGCGGTTATCTCTGTGGTGGTAGACGTAGGGGAGAAGACCGACGACTTTGTGAAGAGTGGCTGGAGCTTTGGCCGTATTGTAATGGATTATTACATCGCCTTTATTCCCCATATCATTGCCCTGTTATTTCCGCTTTTCGTTTTTATCGCCGTAATATTTTTTACCTCTAAAATGGCGGGTAAAAGTGAGATCGTAGCCATTCTGGCTGCCGGCGTTAGCTTTAGAAGAGTGCTCAGACCTTATTTCGTTGCAGGTACAATGCTGGCGGCGCTCCTCTGGTATGCAAACAGGCTGGTCATTCCCCGTGCCGAAGTAAAACGTACCTATTTCGAAGATGTTTACGTAAACGGTAACTCCAGCTATAACCCGCTGACGGATAAGAAAAAGGTGCTTTATTTCCGTATCGACTCCTTTACCTATGCCGGCGTACACACCTACGATACCGTCCGCAAATCGGGCGGGCCTTTTTTCATGCACCGCCTGAAGGGTAACCAGGTTGTATACAACCTCAGGGCCGAAACCATCCGTTGGGATACCGCTGTTCGCAAATGGACCCTTGACAATGCAGTAGAAAGAGAGCTCAACGGTTTGAAAGAAAAAGTCTGGATATCGGGCGTCAAAGTCATGAACTTCAACTTTAAACCCGCCGACCTTCGATCCGACGACTTTGCAAAGGATAAAATGACCACTCCTGAACTGAATCATCAGATCCAGCTCGATAAACTGCGTGGCACTGAAGGGCTCAATTCTCTTATCATCGAATCTTACCGCCGTGATGCCACGCCGGTATCTGTGATCATCTTAACACTTATCGGCGCCATTGTAGCTACCCGCAAAGTCCGTGGCGGCAGTGGTATGCACCTGGCCCTCGGTTTCATCCTGGCTGCTGTATTTATCCTGATGGACCGCTTTTCGACCATCTTTTCTACCAAAGGGAACTTTCCGCCATTGATTGCCGCATGGCTTCCTAACGTAGTCTTCTCCTGTGTGGCCTACTATCTGTTCAAAAAAGCACAGAAATAG
- the tgt gene encoding tRNA guanosine(34) transglycosylase Tgt — protein sequence MAALSFRLETTDPHSAARAGTITTDHGVIQTPIFMPVGTVGSVKAVTQQQLKHEVQAQIILGNTYHLYLRPGTEVLEAAGGLHRFNGWDRPILTDSGGYQVFSLAEKRKLTEEGALFQSHIDGSRHMFTPENVMDIQRSIGADIIMAFDECPPYPSEYAYARKSMELTHRWLDRCIKRLSETPDKYGYTQNLFPIVQGSTYKDLRKASSEYIASRNAAGNAIGGLSVGEPEEMMYEFTALCCENLPADKPRYLMGVGTPWNILEGIALGVDMFDCVMPTRNGRNGMLFTTQGVINIRNKKWASDFSAIDEGLSNETSRFYTKAYLRHLFVANEILALQIASMHNLNFYLWLVTEARKHIMAGDFNSWKNEMVPHLKQRL from the coding sequence ATGGCAGCATTATCGTTCCGGTTAGAAACCACAGATCCCCATTCCGCCGCAAGGGCAGGTACTATTACTACCGACCATGGAGTCATTCAAACGCCCATCTTTATGCCTGTTGGCACCGTTGGCAGCGTTAAAGCTGTGACCCAGCAACAATTAAAGCACGAAGTACAGGCGCAGATCATCCTCGGTAATACTTACCATCTCTACCTGAGACCGGGTACTGAAGTGCTTGAGGCGGCAGGTGGCCTGCACCGTTTCAACGGATGGGACCGGCCTATTCTTACCGACAGCGGCGGCTACCAGGTGTTCTCCCTGGCCGAAAAAAGAAAATTAACAGAAGAAGGCGCACTGTTTCAGTCCCATATCGACGGAAGCAGGCATATGTTCACTCCTGAGAACGTGATGGATATCCAGCGCAGCATTGGCGCCGATATTATTATGGCCTTCGATGAATGCCCGCCTTATCCGAGCGAATATGCTTATGCCCGCAAAAGCATGGAGCTCACCCATCGCTGGCTCGATCGCTGTATAAAGCGTCTTTCCGAAACGCCAGACAAATACGGTTATACCCAAAATCTCTTCCCGATAGTACAGGGTAGCACCTATAAAGACCTTCGCAAAGCCTCCAGCGAATATATTGCCTCCCGGAATGCCGCAGGTAATGCCATTGGAGGACTCTCCGTTGGTGAACCCGAAGAAATGATGTACGAATTCACAGCACTCTGCTGCGAAAACCTGCCTGCCGATAAACCGCGCTACCTCATGGGAGTGGGTACCCCCTGGAATATCCTTGAAGGTATTGCACTTGGCGTTGATATGTTCGACTGTGTTATGCCAACCCGTAACGGCCGCAATGGCATGTTGTTCACGACACAGGGCGTCATCAACATCCGTAATAAAAAATGGGCTTCCGATTTCTCTGCTATCGATGAAGGGCTGTCTAACGAAACAAGCCGCTTTTACACAAAAGCTTACTTGAGACACCTGTTTGTGGCGAACGAGATCCTGGCCCTGCAAATAGCAAGTATGCACAATCTGAATTTCTATCTCTGGCTTGTGACCGAGGCCAGAAAACATATTATGGCAGGTGATTTTAACAGTTGGAAAAACGAGATGGTGCCCCATTTAAAGCAAAGACTGTAA
- a CDS encoding glycosyltransferase has translation MNIPLLAWTFVFALFCLMTAIQLFYYLFFFRRLAVYKPAPKLQSQEYPVSVIICARDEAHNIVKNLPGILVQDYKTTHEIIVVNDNSQDESKYLLDEFKKSFKNLVPIDLTQEAKGIPGKKFPLSMGIKTARYEVVLLTDADCVPASEFWLQKMQEAYRPGVDIVLGYGAYYKTPGILNKLIRFETFHSALQYFSYALAGHPYMGVGRNLSYKKALFFNNKGFSSINQIPGGDDDLFINKVATPTNTAIVIDPDTYTFSAPKKTWDEWWHQKTRHYSTARYYKPKFKWLLGAYSLSHALLYPLFIVSAITFNWWMALSVLGLRYIIQGIIWYKGMKKLNEHDLWPMYILFDLWMFVYYLAFVPALWKRPKNRW, from the coding sequence ATGAATATTCCGCTCCTGGCCTGGACCTTCGTATTTGCCCTATTTTGCCTGATGACGGCCATCCAGTTATTTTATTATTTATTTTTCTTCCGGCGGCTGGCTGTTTACAAGCCCGCGCCAAAACTGCAATCGCAGGAGTACCCGGTATCTGTTATCATTTGCGCCCGTGACGAAGCGCATAATATCGTGAAGAACCTTCCGGGCATACTTGTACAGGATTATAAGACCACTCATGAAATCATTGTCGTGAACGACAATTCACAGGACGAGTCGAAATATTTGCTGGATGAGTTCAAGAAATCGTTTAAAAACCTTGTTCCAATAGATCTTACACAGGAAGCCAAAGGCATACCTGGCAAGAAATTCCCGTTGTCGATGGGTATCAAAACCGCCCGCTATGAGGTGGTGTTGCTTACGGATGCAGATTGCGTACCGGCAAGTGAGTTCTGGCTGCAGAAAATGCAGGAGGCTTACCGCCCGGGCGTCGATATTGTACTGGGATATGGCGCTTACTATAAAACACCCGGTATCCTAAACAAACTTATCAGGTTTGAAACCTTCCATTCGGCACTGCAATATTTCTCTTATGCGCTGGCCGGACATCCGTATATGGGTGTGGGACGGAATCTGTCGTATAAAAAGGCATTATTCTTCAATAACAAAGGATTTTCTTCGATCAACCAGATACCGGGTGGCGACGACGACCTGTTCATTAACAAGGTTGCCACTCCAACGAATACGGCTATTGTGATAGATCCGGACACCTATACCTTTAGTGCGCCGAAGAAAACATGGGATGAATGGTGGCATCAAAAGACCAGGCATTATTCCACTGCCCGTTATTACAAGCCCAAGTTCAAATGGCTGCTGGGGGCTTACTCGCTCTCTCATGCCCTGCTTTACCCGCTATTTATCGTATCGGCCATCACCTTCAACTGGTGGATGGCGTTATCGGTACTGGGCCTGCGTTATATAATACAAGGGATCATCTGGTATAAAGGCATGAAAAAGCTGAATGAACACGACCTGTGGCCAATGTACATCTTGTTTGACCTGTGGATGTTTGTGTATTACCTCGCATTTGTTCCTGCGCTGTGGAAGCGGCCAAAGAACAGGTGGTAG
- the rsmG gene encoding 16S rRNA (guanine(527)-N(7))-methyltransferase RsmG, which translates to MDIVLKYFADFTEKQLQQFAALEGLYKEWNEQINVISRKDIDSLYLKHILHSLSIAAVIDFKPGTEVIDIGTGGGFPGIPLAIFFPEVKFHLADSIAKKLKVVQAVADAIELKNVTVQHTRAEEIKGRKFDFAVSRAVAPLKDLLQWSNPIVRRGNGQELPNGLICLKGGDLAAEISESRARPYTVPITQLFPEPDFEQKYLLHVTKEASGR; encoded by the coding sequence ATGGATATTGTACTAAAATATTTTGCAGATTTTACCGAAAAGCAGTTGCAGCAGTTTGCTGCGCTCGAAGGGTTGTATAAAGAGTGGAATGAACAGATAAACGTTATTTCGAGAAAGGATATTGACAGTTTATACCTGAAACACATTTTACATTCTTTGAGTATCGCTGCTGTCATTGATTTTAAGCCCGGCACAGAGGTCATTGATATTGGTACCGGGGGTGGTTTCCCGGGCATTCCGCTGGCTATTTTTTTCCCGGAGGTGAAGTTTCACCTTGCAGATAGTATTGCCAAGAAATTAAAGGTGGTGCAGGCGGTGGCTGATGCTATAGAGCTGAAAAATGTGACCGTTCAACATACACGTGCAGAAGAGATCAAAGGAAGAAAATTTGATTTTGCAGTATCACGTGCGGTAGCCCCGCTAAAAGACTTGTTACAATGGAGCAATCCAATCGTTCGTCGCGGTAACGGCCAGGAGCTTCCCAACGGTCTTATTTGTTTGAAGGGAGGTGATCTGGCGGCTGAAATATCGGAAAGCAGGGCGCGGCCTTATACTGTTCCCATAACGCAATTGTTTCCTGAGCCCGATTTTGAGCAAAAGTATCTGCTTCATGTCACCAAGGAAGCCAGTGGAAGGTAG
- a CDS encoding RNA polymerase sigma factor produces MSIAILQETTENYLCFERFKLGDEQALAFIHHHTCKLLTYHGKQFIDDDFTVASMVQETYIKAWDMRAKMESMFHLYCFMKMNLSWLCLKWMKHPRNAFLRQKIYYTDNVEIYSSYQHNALAEIEELSHFFDEERIEIIEKVIPYLAPGRQTMIDLYFKQGLSYKAIARRFATSNMAIHAEVQKGLEQLKTIINRKKKDAKPPAAPAIIIPVTGTLDQEMTHIYRLRLEHKMGFATIAQKMNLEQGYVQRKYVEAHALLTKMGMAV; encoded by the coding sequence ATGAGTATTGCCATACTACAGGAAACCACCGAAAACTACCTGTGTTTTGAACGCTTTAAACTGGGAGATGAGCAGGCTTTGGCTTTTATCCACCATCATACCTGCAAACTCCTTACTTATCATGGGAAACAATTTATCGACGATGATTTTACCGTCGCCAGCATGGTCCAGGAAACTTATATCAAAGCCTGGGATATGCGTGCTAAAATGGAAAGTATGTTTCACCTCTATTGTTTCATGAAGATGAATCTTTCCTGGCTTTGTCTCAAATGGATGAAGCACCCCCGTAACGCATTCCTCCGTCAAAAAATTTACTATACCGATAATGTTGAGATCTATAGCAGCTATCAGCACAACGCATTAGCTGAAATAGAGGAGCTGTCGCATTTCTTTGATGAAGAACGTATTGAAATTATCGAAAAGGTCATTCCTTACCTTGCTCCGGGCAGGCAAACCATGATAGATCTTTATTTTAAGCAAGGGCTTTCTTATAAGGCTATCGCACGCCGGTTTGCTACATCTAATATGGCTATTCATGCCGAGGTGCAGAAAGGTCTCGAGCAGTTGAAAACTATCATCAACAGGAAAAAGAAAGACGCGAAACCGCCTGCGGCTCCGGCTATCATCATTCCTGTTACAGGCACGCTCGACCAGGAAATGACCCATATCTATCGCCTCAGGCTTGAACATAAAATGGGATTTGCTACCATAGCACAGAAAATGAATCTCGAACAAGGGTATGTGCAGCGCAAATATGTGGAAGCGCACGCCCTCCTTACCAAAATGGGTATGGCCGTTTGA
- a CDS encoding PAS domain-containing protein, whose translation MNNEALYNSDPASFRVVEMLENIPDNFLSVDQHWQITYVNKAFEKLYRVNRWDITGKSIWDLFPGSLQQGFDYYKNFTHCLEKQEAIEFESYAPFAKIWLYLKVYPITDGLAIYSRDITSQKQLRDKVHADATNLAVLIDHSDDLIWSVDRNVKMLFGNRAFRHCFHSFAGFYPTEGQYLLDTRVPLNMRHLWQKSYTKALKGEALLLNESWAQEANTMHMEINFHPVYNPDGDVMGVNCYVKDVTRHKVNDDLIRAQNESLRKIAWMQSHKMRRPVANLLGIVELMKMDFPERMKGDSLMEALYESVTQVDALTREIVLATKDLGLPD comes from the coding sequence ATGAACAATGAGGCACTGTATAATAGTGACCCTGCCTCTTTCAGGGTGGTTGAAATGCTGGAAAACATTCCTGACAATTTTTTAAGTGTCGACCAGCATTGGCAGATCACCTATGTCAATAAGGCCTTTGAGAAACTATATCGCGTCAACAGGTGGGATATCACTGGTAAGTCTATCTGGGATCTCTTTCCGGGTTCGCTTCAGCAGGGATTCGACTATTATAAGAATTTTACGCACTGCCTCGAAAAGCAGGAAGCAATTGAATTTGAATCCTACGCCCCCTTTGCTAAAATATGGCTTTACCTTAAAGTATATCCTATTACCGATGGCCTTGCCATCTACTCGCGCGATATCACCAGCCAGAAACAACTGCGCGATAAAGTTCACGCCGATGCAACCAACCTTGCCGTGCTCATCGATCATTCCGATGATCTCATCTGGTCTGTCGACCGCAATGTGAAGATGCTTTTCGGTAACAGGGCCTTCCGTCATTGCTTTCATAGCTTCGCCGGCTTTTATCCCACAGAGGGACAGTATCTCCTCGATACCCGTGTGCCGCTGAATATGCGCCACCTCTGGCAAAAAAGCTATACCAAGGCGCTTAAGGGCGAAGCCCTGCTGCTCAATGAAAGCTGGGCACAGGAGGCCAATACAATGCATATGGAAATTAACTTCCATCCCGTCTATAACCCCGATGGCGATGTAATGGGGGTGAACTGCTACGTCAAAGATGTAACCCGGCACAAAGTGAACGATGACCTCATCCGTGCCCAGAACGAAAGTCTCCGCAAGATCGCCTGGATGCAGTCTCACAAAATGCGGCGCCCCGTAGCTAACCTCCTCGGCATCGTTGAATTGATGAAAATGGACTTTCCGGAACGTATGAAAGGCGACTCCCTCATGGAAGCCTTATATGAAAGTGTAACCCAGGTCGATGCCCTCACCCGCGAAATCGTTCTCGCCACTAAAGATCTTGGCCTCCCGGATTAA
- a CDS encoding ATP-binding protein, producing MLYLLLFKRAWRLVGHVFLWCLLSVVISNMIIYRNGVSLLTIQYCLLIVSGAFYVLGVRWGIIYALLSILPVVGYLLLWRTGTRFFFVTTSEVSSAGFFLVLVTNFVMLVLIHYHVFKSFYHIQEQQKTNQARLLAAILTAGDAARSRNDFLSSISHELRTPLNAVIGMTNVLLLSSPRKDQEENLSILQFSAESLLALINDLLDFNKIDAGKVELETRAFQPAHLMEDIYESFAIKASEKHLAYELEMDPALKDVQIMGDQTRLMQMLVNLISNALKFTTEGRVNVKASVVREEGNRIVLRFAVSDTGPGIPVNKQQVIFEPFMQASPTVLRQHGGTGLGLPIVKRLAELHDSKIELNSTPGKGSVFSFEISYERAVALAPSTVSAAIQELPTHNLRVLVAEDNEVNAVVMKKILEKLGITHTIVGNGLEALTAIEQQQYSIVFMDIHMPVMDGLEAIRRIRELPDPVKASIHIIVLSASDEGSIRDSDVYPLINDILPKPFSLQHLQDKLNHYIGGQGGRRDHT from the coding sequence ATGCTTTATCTGCTTCTTTTTAAAAGAGCGTGGCGACTGGTAGGGCATGTTTTCTTATGGTGCCTGTTGTCGGTAGTGATTTCGAACATGATCATCTACCGTAACGGGGTATCGCTGCTAACCATACAATACTGTTTACTTATTGTTTCCGGGGCTTTTTACGTACTTGGCGTCCGCTGGGGAATTATTTATGCGCTGCTGAGCATTTTGCCTGTTGTGGGCTATCTGTTATTGTGGCGTACCGGCACCCGTTTCTTTTTTGTTACCACTTCAGAGGTAAGCAGTGCAGGCTTTTTCCTTGTGCTGGTAACGAATTTCGTTATGCTGGTTTTGATCCATTACCATGTATTCAAATCGTTTTACCATATCCAGGAGCAGCAGAAGACCAACCAGGCGCGTTTGCTGGCGGCGATATTAACAGCAGGCGATGCGGCCCGGTCGCGGAACGATTTCTTATCCTCCATATCGCACGAATTGCGTACGCCGTTGAATGCGGTGATAGGCATGACGAACGTATTGCTGCTATCGTCGCCGCGCAAAGACCAGGAAGAGAACCTGTCGATACTCCAGTTTTCAGCAGAAAGTCTGCTGGCGCTTATCAACGACCTGCTCGATTTCAACAAAATAGATGCGGGCAAGGTGGAACTGGAAACACGTGCCTTTCAGCCCGCTCACCTCATGGAAGATATTTATGAAAGTTTTGCCATCAAGGCATCGGAGAAGCATTTAGCCTATGAGCTGGAAATGGATCCTGCGCTTAAAGATGTTCAGATAATGGGGGATCAGACGCGGCTGATGCAGATGCTGGTAAATTTAATATCCAACGCGTTAAAGTTCACTACTGAAGGGCGTGTAAATGTGAAGGCATCTGTAGTACGGGAGGAAGGCAACCGTATTGTGCTCCGCTTTGCAGTATCTGATACGGGTCCAGGTATTCCTGTCAATAAACAGCAGGTGATCTTTGAACCTTTTATGCAGGCTTCACCAACTGTATTGCGTCAACATGGCGGCACGGGGCTGGGGCTTCCTATTGTAAAGCGGCTGGCGGAACTGCACGACAGTAAAATTGAACTAAACAGTACCCCGGGGAAGGGTTCTGTATTCAGTTTTGAGATCAGTTACGAGCGTGCGGTTGCACTTGCACCAAGTACCGTGTCTGCTGCCATACAAGAGTTGCCTACGCATAACCTGCGGGTGCTGGTGGCGGAAGACAATGAGGTGAACGCGGTAGTCATGAAAAAGATACTGGAAAAGCTGGGCATCACACACACCATTGTGGGTAATGGCCTGGAGGCGCTAACCGCTATTGAACAACAGCAGTATAGTATTGTATTTATGGACATACATATGCCGGTAATGGATGGTCTTGAAGCGATACGAAGGATAAGGGAGCTGCCTGACCCCGTTAAAGCATCTATCCATATCATAGTACTGAGCGCGTCTGACGAAGGGTCGATCAGAGACTCGGATGTTTATCCTCTTATCAATGATATCCTGCCCAAGCCTTTCAGCTTACAGCATCTGCAGGACAAACTCAACCATTACATCGGAGGACAGGGAGGAAGGCGGGATCATACCTAA
- a CDS encoding DUF418 domain-containing protein: protein MTKTSFKTIKKNVFCCLNGEKSMAPAASQNYHANSLDILKGIGLFALLLMNCNRWFVAVPLPADVYGLHNSTADIVISQFIDYFISGQWYGFLAFLLGVQFFNSSKRESRQQRTDYFRRYLILLLIGVLHQVIWTGDILIIYALAGMLAVLLEKKGANVALMIGLLCCTNLPGFFASLFLQLIHGKPPEHSASAAAENAGYISQLMTNGGIKQFIAFNIDGIGPKYKYSLLTGQLFRIVGFYVLGYYAGRINFMQQVKDKARLTGIVFMGCLFCFLSLLYLQASLFAKQGSDLVLDPVRGMVSNMQYVFGTASYLLGLLLLLQFYRFRQAVQVVAPSGHIWLSAYLFQTLTGLLLFYPIGFGLYPDTGPLQNLLIAVGLFLLQIVFGALWLRYFYYGPVEWLWRSGAAYRWRRMRRADTK from the coding sequence ATGACAAAAACCAGTTTTAAAACGATAAAAAAAAATGTATTTTGTTGTTTAAACGGAGAAAAATCAATGGCGCCCGCAGCTTCACAGAACTATCACGCCAATTCATTAGACATTTTAAAGGGGATAGGCCTCTTCGCGCTCTTGCTTATGAATTGCAACCGCTGGTTTGTAGCAGTACCCTTACCAGCAGATGTTTACGGATTACATAATAGCACTGCCGATATAGTCATTAGTCAATTTATAGACTATTTTATTTCGGGGCAATGGTATGGCTTCCTGGCATTTTTGCTTGGGGTTCAATTCTTCAATTCTTCGAAACGGGAGAGCAGGCAGCAGCGTACGGATTATTTCCGCCGCTACCTGATCCTGTTATTGATTGGTGTGTTACACCAGGTGATATGGACGGGGGATATACTTATCATTTATGCCCTGGCAGGTATGCTGGCGGTTTTACTGGAGAAAAAGGGCGCCAATGTTGCGCTTATGATAGGATTGTTGTGCTGCACCAACTTACCGGGCTTTTTCGCTTCCTTATTCTTACAACTGATACATGGCAAGCCACCAGAGCATTCTGCATCGGCAGCGGCGGAAAATGCCGGTTATATTTCGCAGCTGATGACCAACGGTGGTATCAAGCAATTCATTGCCTTCAATATCGATGGTATTGGCCCCAAGTATAAGTACAGTTTACTTACGGGGCAGCTTTTCAGAATAGTAGGTTTTTATGTATTGGGGTATTATGCCGGCAGGATCAATTTTATGCAGCAGGTGAAAGATAAAGCCCGTTTAACCGGGATCGTTTTCATGGGGTGCCTGTTCTGTTTCTTATCGCTTTTATACCTGCAGGCTTCGTTATTCGCCAAGCAAGGCAGTGACCTGGTATTGGATCCGGTGAGAGGAATGGTAAGCAATATGCAGTATGTTTTCGGGACTGCCTCTTATTTACTTGGGCTGCTATTGTTGTTGCAATTTTACCGGTTCCGGCAGGCGGTACAGGTTGTGGCGCCTTCGGGACATATATGGCTGAGCGCCTACTTATTCCAGACGCTGACAGGGCTGTTGCTGTTTTACCCGATAGGCTTTGGTTTGTATCCCGATACGGGGCCTCTGCAAAACCTGTTGATAGCGGTGGGGCTCTTCCTGCTGCAAATTGTGTTTGGGGCATTGTGGCTGCGTTATTTTTATTATGGTCCTGTTGAGTGGTTGTGGCGTTCGGGTGCTGCTTATCGCTGGCGAAGAATGAGACGGGCAGATACGAAATGA
- a CDS encoding DUF5675 family protein, whose protein sequence is MELELLRTYLPQGTNGVLRVNGIFCCYTIELPWQNNKPNASCIPEDSYYLDKRYSNRFKAHLQVMDVPGRKLILIHPANDALTELKGCIAPVSALTGPGRGTASKEALKNLRTLVYAALDKDDFVRLTIKAIQLPNPIT, encoded by the coding sequence ATGGAGCTCGAATTATTGCGCACCTACCTGCCGCAGGGTACCAACGGCGTGTTACGGGTAAACGGCATCTTTTGCTGCTATACAATTGAATTGCCATGGCAGAACAATAAGCCCAATGCTTCCTGTATACCCGAAGACAGCTACTATCTCGACAAAAGATATAGCAACCGCTTTAAAGCACACCTGCAGGTAATGGATGTGCCCGGCCGCAAGCTCATCCTCATTCACCCGGCTAATGATGCGCTCACCGAACTAAAAGGCTGTATTGCGCCCGTAAGCGCTCTTACAGGCCCGGGTAGGGGAACAGCTTCAAAAGAAGCATTGAAGAACCTGCGCACACTGGTGTATGCCGCACTCGACAAAGACGACTTTGTAAGGCTTACCATAAAAGCCATACAGTTGCCAAACCCTATTACTTAA
- a CDS encoding LytR/AlgR family response regulator transcription factor: MDDEYLFVPLDGGRHKKILRSQLIYIEGGRDYRKIVTESRTYHTKRSMDQLAAMLNGKGFCRIHRSYIISFAHLTLVEHYWVTIHDKNLPISDSYRKAFFDQITLLS; the protein is encoded by the coding sequence ATGGATGATGAATATTTGTTCGTTCCACTGGATGGAGGACGTCATAAAAAGATCTTGAGATCACAACTCATTTATATCGAAGGAGGAAGAGATTACAGGAAAATAGTTACAGAATCACGAACCTATCATACGAAACGCTCGATGGATCAACTCGCTGCCATGCTTAACGGCAAAGGGTTCTGCCGCATCCACCGCAGCTATATTATTTCCTTTGCCCATCTCACCCTTGTAGAACATTATTGGGTGACCATCCACGATAAAAACCTTCCCATAAGCGATTCCTACCGCAAAGCGTTCTTCGATCAAATAACATTGCTATCCTGA